The Coffea eugenioides isolate CCC68of chromosome 8, Ceug_1.0, whole genome shotgun sequence genome has a segment encoding these proteins:
- the LOC113781142 gene encoding uncharacterized protein At4g33100-like — MAILREKKKTSLATSPCAHLRVAYHNCFNRWYSEKFLKGQWDKEECVSEWQKYRECLSQHLDDKHLSRFLEADGIVDLTNQADSKRHDGAPK; from the exons ATGGCAATACTgagggagaaaaagaaaacatctTTAGCAACTTCACCTTGTGCCCATCTTAGAGTTGCTTATCACAACTGCTTCAACAG ATGGTATTCTGAGAAGTTTTTGAAGGGTCAATGGGACAAAGAGGAGTGTGTTTCTGAGTGGCAGAAATACAGGGAGTGTTTATCT CAACATTTAGATGATAAGCATTTGAGTCGATTCTTGGAAGCGGATGGCATTGTAGATTTGACAAATCAAGCCGATTCTAAAAGGCACGATGGTGCTCCCAAATGA